The nucleotide sequence GAATCATAGATCTGGTATGAGTcaagaaaaagaagcagaaaactgTTTACATTCACACAGTTATGGCAAGCAGCTCAGCTGTGTAGAGATGGTAGGCTGCTGTTGTatgtttgatttcatttttattaaacacagctgttttaattctgttaaaagatttgtgtttttattcttctgtcATCTATGTGCAGGTTATTGCAGTGTTTACTCTTTTGTACAGCAAAACAATCAGTCCAGCCTTCAGccttttcattatttatttatttatttactttggtCGAGTTGAATGAACCTGGCTTATCTGACTTCATAGCACCGGTTCAGTATAAATGCACACATTTCAGAAAGCGGTGCGGTGTGTTCCAGCGAACAACAAAGGTCTTTTGTTTGGAAGACAGAAAAAGACCCTTAATAGAAATACCTACATTGGGACTTTGAACAATATTCAACAGAATATACATGCCATGCTGTCTGATGtatatgttttaaatgtgctgcatTTTCGCTTTTTTGTTTGACATGTTaataaacaataatataaatgttatttttctcatttctaacTTTATCCTTCTAAAGATTGGTCCAAATATACTGAGTAAATACTCAACTCCTTCACTTTAGGTCTGAGTCATTGCTGAAATTAACGATTAAACCGTCAAGTCACGTGCCCTCTTCACAATTTCAAGATTACGTTAGTTGGTAGGACGTTAGTTACCTAGAAGGTAAGCAAGCCTTGTAATCATGTGTTACCAACGAGAAATCTTCTGTGCTTTTACtttacaaaaatattttgtttgaaTTAAAATGTCCTTTTGTTCTAAATACTTAAACACTAAAATGTAACGAATGAAATAAATGTGTCTTACTCAGTGTGGTTAGAGAACACAGCTGGAGGGGAAATGTTGTAATTTTGGTGTTTCCTGATTCTACCAATGCTGGAGTGAACGAGTTGACTTTAACTTACATCATCTcatgtctctcctcctctctgtgaAAAACAGTAAAGCCGAAAATGTTCACcttattatttatcattattgTACTGTCAGCTGACTGTTTTTGCACTTACTTGAATGAACCTCTTTGTGACTAACATGACCGAAATTCACCCAGCAATGTTAATACGATTCAGAGTTTTATTAAGCTagtacaacaaacaaaaaaacaaggtgGGCAACACAAAGCTGAGGCAGACAGGCAAGGTCCAAACTGCAATCAGAAAGTGAATAGTAAAAACATAAATGCtctcataaaaaataaaacactacagttGCAAAGGTTAAACTGGCAAAGGTGATGGTGGTAAGTTAGAGGTATAATTTCAGTAGGACTTATTAGTGGTGCAGGAACAAACCATCTTCACTAAACCTGGaaacaacaaccaaacaaaaggCAGAGACAGCAGCTCCAGAATGTTGAATTAATAGATTAATGCAGACCTTCATCAGATCTCttattaaaagaataaaaccaAATCAAGCACCTGGATTCCTCCATGACTTTAAATCACAGATGAGCTACAACAGTGTGTGACCAAAAGAGTCCTTCTAGTTTCAGCATAGTCATCAACTCTGGTTTTAAAAACCCGAGGTTGTAAAACATAACTTATTGCGCAAGTAACAGAAGGATGGGTAAAACATGAAAAGACAAGTCATTCTCACAGATGGAGGTGCTACGTCGGCCACAACTGTTTGACTTCCATGGAGTCTCCATGACCAACGCTTTCACTGACAACTGGGACAACATACAGAACTTCAAAGCAAGACCGGATGATATTCTTATTGCTACGTACCCTAAAGCAGGtttgttagttagttagttactTAGGTTATAAAATTGTTAGtgctttttaaataatgttttctcattttaatgTTAACGTGTAAGTTTATAGGTTTCagactttacagtgtgcattgGCTGAAAGACACTAAATGGATGCTATCTGACTGTGTTCATTTGGATTATGGAGCTTATATCATCATGTGCTGATATCACATTAAACAATTTGCATTTATCTGTTTCGCACTCAGGAACCACATGGATCTCTTACATCATAGATCTTCTGTATTTTGGGCACATGGGTCCAGACCGTCAGACATCCATCCCTCTTCATGACAGAGTGCCCTTTCTGGAGCTCTACGTACCTTTTCTACCTTCAGGTTGAATCTTGTGACCACCATGTTTGTATtagaacagaaccaaaaggtTCATGTCCTAATTTCACTTTGGTGTACTTCTTTTTCATTAGAACTGTTCAGTCAGAAGGATATTCAAAAAACATTCTGAAACAGGTTACAAATAGTTACAGCTACAAATATAGCCTTGTTTAATGGTTCTGGCAGTTTTATTagtgtgtaaatgtgttaagGCAGTCATAGCacctcaaaaacacaatgttttGGCAATTAATGTTGTTGATCTGTGGTATATAAAGAAATCTATCTTTGCATGTTCTGTTGCAAACGGTTCCTTCTTATCTCTACCTTACTCAGGTACCGATTTGGCAGACAAACTTCCCACCACTCCTCGTCTCATTAAAACTCATCTACCAGTCCAGTTTGTGCCAAAGTCCTTCTGGGAGCAGCGCTGCAGGGTAAAAGTTGTGCACACATACCTGTAGTCATAGAGACATGGGATTTATGAAACCCACAGAGTATAATTGTGTTGCCTCTTTCTGTAGGTGGTCTATGTGGCCCGCAATGCAAAGGACAATGCAGTGTCCTATTTTCACTTTGAACGCATGAACGGTGGCATGCCAGAACCTGGAGACTGGAGCACCTTCCTGCAGGGGTTCATGGCGGGAAAGAgtgagtttaattttttttttagtgttaaGGACAAACAATATTATCACATTTCCTGTATAAACATTCCTTTGTGTATTGTTCTGTGTCTCCAGAGGTTTTTGGATCGTGGTATGACCATGTGAATGGCTGGTGGGAGAAGAAGCAAACTTATTCAAATTTTCACTACATGTTCTATGAAGATTTGATTGAGGTACCGTAAGTTTGGCTAACATGTGTGCCATTTTTGACAGAGCtcttaatatttaaaattatcATACAACAAAGGATGTTAAATATAaggctgccaggcaggaggaaaaaatgaaaaccacAA is from Oreochromis niloticus isolate F11D_XX linkage group LG20, O_niloticus_UMD_NMBU, whole genome shotgun sequence and encodes:
- the LOC100695190 gene encoding cytosolic sulfotransferase 3-like isoform X2, producing MTECPFWSSTYLFYLQVESCDHHVCIRTEPKGTDLADKLPTTPRLIKTHLPVQFVPKSFWEQRCRVVYVARNAKDNAVSYFHFERMNGGMPEPGDWSTFLQGFMAGKKVFGSWYDHVNGWWEKKQTYSNFHYMFYEDLIEDYEKEIDRLCSFLGLSPSVEEKERVRASVTFDSMKQNKMTNYSTVPVMNQEVSPFMRKGKVGDWKNHFTVAQNEQFDEDYKKKMKNPDLKFRCEI
- the LOC100695190 gene encoding cytosolic sulfotransferase 3-like isoform X1 — its product is MEVLRRPQLFDFHGVSMTNAFTDNWDNIQNFKARPDDILIATYPKAGTTWISYIIDLLYFGHMGPDRQTSIPLHDRVPFLELYVPFLPSGTDLADKLPTTPRLIKTHLPVQFVPKSFWEQRCRVVYVARNAKDNAVSYFHFERMNGGMPEPGDWSTFLQGFMAGKKVFGSWYDHVNGWWEKKQTYSNFHYMFYEDLIEDYEKEIDRLCSFLGLSPSVEEKERVRASVTFDSMKQNKMTNYSTVPVMNQEVSPFMRKGKVGDWKNHFTVAQNEQFDEDYKKKMKNPDLKFRCEI